The genomic DNA TCACAGCAGAGCAGCGCTGTTCTGCTTCTCAAGTTATCCGGAAGCAAGCAAGCAAGCGCAGCAGATCTCTTTTCTCCCCGCTCCGAATCTCGAACCCTCTTCGGTCCCCTTTGCGCGCGTCCCTTCGCGATAGTGCTGGTCGATGACCTGATCCGAGGGGGAACCCTAAAAGGATTTAGGGCGAGTGCCTTTTTTCTTAGGTTGGTACATTTGTGTGCCCTTTTCTTTTGCAGCTTTTTGCAGTTTTGGTTATTCTAGCACTAGCTTGCTCGTGATCTGTTAAATGCGGAGGAAATCTTTACACAATcgtctctctttttctttttttttttcaatggttTCCTGCAGGTTCGGGcaagtttgtttgtttttcttttcttctttcttttttctttcttttcttttcactttcattttcttctttggCTTAGAGGTGTTGATCTTTTCTGGCAGCAGATTGCGGTATATTCGAAGAAAAGGAAATGAGTTTTTTCCTACAGGCATCTAGATTTTTCTTCCCTGTTCAGAAAGTTTAGTTGTAGATGTTGTTTCGTTATTTTGTTCGAACTTCGAAAGAAGTAAACTTGTTGAAGGGAACGAGTTACGCTTGTTCCCATTAGGTCGCCTAGAGATACAAATCAAGATCTCCccgttcttttgtttgttttttggttCTTCCATTCTTTTCAAGTGTTTGAGGGTTTCTTCTCCGAGCATCCTCATACACTACCAGTAGTCATCTTTCGTCACTGTTCTTTGAAAGCATGACGTATTGCTCCTCGGTTTTCCTTAGTTGTATTAGTGTCAACTTAATTTCTTATGATGGCAAGATCTTGTATTCTTGATCAGAGGATCGCATGAAAATTTGTGCTTCTGAGCTCGCTAGATCCAATTAGCCGTGTTTGATCTTTTGGATGCCTGATTGTTGGCAAATTTACTCGGCCGTTCTTTAATATTTACCATATTTTTGGGTCTAATTGCCCTTCTCCTGTTCCGTTTTTCTAGGATTGCTTTtctatctaaaatatttttttccctaacttcaAATCAATCGGGAAATAATTAGTATTTTATGGAAAAATGGCGTCAAGAGATATCTGGATGGTTCTATTGATCAGCTGTCTTTTTCAGAATACTCTTGCTAGAATTCAATAATTTTCTTCTTCATTTAGACAACTTCTTTTCTAACTGTTATCACTTCTTTTTTTTAAAGGAACATGAAGCTGGGTTCAAAGAAGGCTTGGAAATCTTTCATGCCTCTTCGGCTAGGCAGGAGATCCTCCTCCCGTTTTTGTATGTTCCCCAAGGTTCGATCAGCCAGTAAAACAACAGGAAACACACCAGTTTATTTGAATGTATATGACTTGACACATATAAATGGCTACATGTATTGGGCAGGCCTTGGGGTATTTCACACCGGGATTGAAGGTACTGTTTGCTCTCCTTCTTTGACTTGAATAAGTAGTCCATAGAGAAAAAACTACACGATTGTTATTTATTGAATTTGCTTCTTTCTCATGAACTGTTTGCATCTGAAAATTAGTATGCCTCTTGAAATTGTGTGACTACTATTTAACTAACTTCATTTAAGTTTGTGAGATCTTTGCAATGCCTTTACTAGTTAAGATACGTATATGCAAAATATTTGATACTGTTTGCAAAATATTTGATAAGTTGATTTTGCGCACTTGAGAGTTGGTGGAAAATCACTTACTTCATTAATATTGTCAGAGTTTCAGGACATTCACATTCCTTTGTGTCTATGTTCATGAAGTGGTGGTCTGATTGCTGCCTATGAACAACTGTTTTTCATATTTTGTCTCTTAAATTTCAAAAGATACACATTTCTTCAGGCTTATATCAGTTCTGATCGTATTTGCTCTTGTAGTACATGGAGTGGAATATGCATTTGGAGCACATGACTATCCAACAAGTGGAGTCTTTGAGGTTGAGCCTCGCCAATGTCCGGGCTTCAGGTTTAGGAAGTCAATATTCATGGGTACAACTTGTTTAGACCCATTGCAAGTCAGAGAGTTTATGGAACTGCAATCTGTTAATTATAATGGTGATGCATATCACCTGATTATGAAAAACTGCAACCATTTCTGCAAAGATATCTGTTACAAGTTGACCGGCAACTCAATCCCAAAATGGGTAAACCGACTTGCTAGGATAGGTATCCTTTTTCACATATACTTTTCACATATACAAATTATTCTTTCTTATAAAATTGTGTTTTTTTATTGATCATAAACTACTACAGTTTGTTTATGCAACTATTGTACCTCAAATCACACGTCTTCAGAGAATAGTGAGTGGAAACTATAGCTTACTTTACTAGGTTAGTATGGTTCAGCCGGTCCTAAACAATCCTAGGATATCAAATTTGCATATCCTCCTTGCTCAGCAACTCCAGttgtttagataaatttatggaaTTGTTAATTGCTATATTTGGGCAAGTAGAAAGTTGAAACTTTTCCATTCACTGCATCTACAATTTACTATACTTATCGGGTAAATTATTTCTTTTGAAGTTAGTTGTTCCATTCCAACTTGAGGTACGTAAGGAAGAAGCAATGGCTGTTCAATGCCAGCTTCCTTTGCCAACATAGATATTCATTATGCTCTCTAGATATCCATGTGCCGCTCTGATTAGAACCGGCAACAACTGTGTAATATTGTTATACTGATGCTGTACTTGTATAGGGTTCACATGCTGACACAACTACATAACTTTCAAATGTGAATGTGATATTGCCAATTAATTATGTATTTTGGTACCATTTACATTGGATACTTCTTGCTTGGGATACTTGATGTTTTCTGCATACATTTTGAGTTTCTTTAATCAGATGTATGAATTTAATGTTCACCTTTTCCATGAAATGAGTTCCAGATTTTCTTGCACCCTACACAATGTCAGGAAACCCATAGGAATAACTGGATACAAACCAAATTCAGTCTTAAGAGATATACAAACTCTTAGACTAGCATAGCATTAAACTGCTTGGCGATTGAAGTCTTCCATTATGTCTAGATTTAAGTGAATCAGATGACCGGTCACCTAGGTTCAAGTGAATTATATCATTTTTGTCTAGATTCAAGTGAATCAAACCATTTATCTGCGTCCAGCCAACCAAGCAAGATATGTTGAGACCATCCTATAGAAGAATTTATCCATGTCGAgtaaaaaaagggcagcccggtgcacgaagctcccgccgtgcgggtcccggggaaggatccattgtacgcagccttatccaTGTCGAGTATTATGTAGTAAATTTCCACTGTGAACTGAGTTGAAGCTCTAGACCTAAAACATTCTCCATCAATCAAAGCTACTGGTTGGAAAACGATTTTCTTTGATATCATTTTCCATCTATTTTTGTCACAAGTacataatttatatttaataaaaataaattgtgATTTCATCTTATTTTAGAGTCatcatttatttatctattttatttgttttaaataTATAGTATATACAATTCTGCAGGCTCCCTTTGCAATTgtcttttgcctgaagcccttaAGATAACTGCTGTCCAACATGATCCTGATTCCCAGAGTGAAGATGGCGAGAAAAGGAGGCTCAGAAGTGCATTCAGTTGTCTTTCTTCTATTTCTATGCGTCAAAGACAGTTCTCAACTTCTTCTCTTTTATTAACATCTCCTCTCAGAGGCTGCCTTTCACACTGGGAGTTAAGAAGATCAGGAGCTATTGCTTTAAAAGACAATTGAAAATATTATAATCTCCTGACAAGTAGTTTGATAGTTTCTGAGATCTTTTCCATGTTTGGAAGCTTGTTATGAATGTTTATCATGGTACGGGGAGATTGCAGGCCAGAACATCCTAATATGCTATGCTCCTGCTTTATAAGCTTGCCATGGACAGAAGGGCTTGACGAAGTCTttgtttcatttcaaaattaaggTACGATGCTTTTCTGCTGTTGGGAATTCTGGTAGGTAGCTGACTTAGCAGAATGATTTAATACCCTATTCACTGAAGTTTCTCGTATGATTTTGTCATACCCAAAACCTAATGCCCATATTTTGGATGAGCAATGTGAAAGCCTATTTACTTTGAAAAGTGATAAGCCAAAGTTGGGAATGTAATCAACTGTATTATGCTGAGCTATTCTTCTGTTTACTTTGAAGTACTACTGTCTCAAAAGCTCAGATTTATCAGCTTATTCTTTTTGAAGATCTCAAGCCGTGCAGAAGGATTCAGACCATATTACATAAGAATAAAGAGGAACCTTGCATAAATCTGTCACCAAATAATTCAGCCGATTCCATAAATCTTCATGTAGTTCAAGTCATACTCATGCATTGGCACAAGACTAATTGCCTCTGAGACTTTGCTATCTCTTCAACTCATCCTCCTGTCTATATTAATCCTGTGCCAAACTCAAGACTAATAGTTTGCTTAATGGCTAACTGGGCTTGATTAGTGGTGCAATGAATTATTAGGCATGTCTAACTACAATGGACACTGTCTATGTTGAAGGATTAGATGCCCAAATTGTAAGGAGTTCAACTGCATttggatctctctctctctctctctctctctctctctctctctctcaataaTCAAGGTGTCAAGTCTTGCCCAACTAATCTTGGGGGTACACTGATTGAGTAAATCTAGAGCACAACTTATAAgagactgatttttagaaaatttgatTCGAACTTTCATGTTCTTGTTTGTTCTTCCAAGTGTTTTACCGCTGTATTGTGCCTGTGGGGTAGGATATGTCTCTCTTGCTCAAGTTTGGAGAAGTTATTTTTTGATTTGCCAAAGTCAgtaagtataattttttttattttacatacgccactattaaaaaataataatttactagCATATAAGAATAAGTATTGATGTAGAATTAGAAACAAGAACAATCAACTTGTAATTAGATTTAGAAGAAATTTTATagtattttatgtattttttgttagatttgctTTAAAGTATTTTCCTACCTTGTAGAAATATATGGAGAGGAGATTAATGAgggattattaataaaaatttgttGAAGTTAATAAAATGCAACCTAAGAAATATAATGTAATATGGAGTTTATTTTGCTCTGTCACGTATAATTATTACATCTGGGGGTTTAATGTCAAAGTTTCCATATATTATACAATTTGTATGAATAACTAAAACATTTTAAGAATTCCTAGTGTGCAAAAAAAGGTATTTGTATATAATCCATAAAAACaacattaaaattatattttagaaTAAAACATTTGTGTAAAGCAGTTATCAACTAGTTTAACCGATTATAATGTAATCTGAAATTAAGCTGAAACACAAGAACAATTTTTCCCCCAAGAATCTTAACCAGCTTGGGTGTCTAAATCTTTATAACGTTGATCATATAGAAGAAATAATTAATTGTTCAGCTGAATACATGCATGAATCTTTGGAGAAACTAAGATACAAAAACTAATATACATACAACCAAAATACCCTAACAAAATGCCCCCTTGAAACAAACAAAGAGAGACTCAGGTACTGGTTTTCTTTAGTGTAGCTGGCAAGACTGCATCATGAGTGCGAATAATGCTAATCTTGCAAGTTTGAAGTATATTGAAGTGGTTGATCATTAGCACCTCAGAGATTCAAATATCCCACAAATCGTAGATGATGAATACAGGGAAATAGCTTTGGTTCTTAGTCAACGCGAGGCAACAAGAACATGAAACCTGAGTTCTCCTGAACAAGTGGGGGTGGCTCTATGTCCGCAATATCAATCGGTTCCATTGACTTTGATATATCATCAACTGAAAATGGGATGCTGCATGATCAAACAAGAAATGAGCTTCCAAAAGATTCTTAATGGTAGAATAGCAATTAAAAACAAGGTCAACTTAAACAAGTCAATCTGGAATTTCTTACCTTGAGTCATCATCTAATAAGAACGAGGTGCTTACAGGATTGTTTGAATCTTCAATCATCAGCACCCTCATGTCGGATATAACCTAGTCAATTTATAGATGAACTATTAGACATTTTGCACTTGATAATTTTACTTGTAACATTTTTCATGAATGTATTTGACAAGCATCTTGCCTCAGGAGACACACTATGCGTTCCATATTTATCATCCCAGTACATTGTACTTATCCGATATAATTGTTGCACACTGAGTACCTGCATATTTAGAAGTAAAATTTGTTGGATTATCAATAAAGCTCAGTGGAGATGCAAAGATGTAAAAACTTTTAACTCACAGGACAAAGGTCATGGCTAATTTCATCCAAGGTCTTCTTTGGCTTTTGATGGATGACCTGAAAAACACATAGTTGAGATGATTTGTATATTCTCTAATTTGAAGTTGTACAGACTTAGCAATCGTTTTCTGTTTCTAATTTTTCAATTATGCAATTAGTTATAGGAAGAGCCAAATGAAGGACAATATTTATTCTCGCATATGTTCAAATTATCCATCATAAAATTGTACCATAGCGAGCCATCAATCATTAATCATCTGTCATAGTTCTAAAAGTCTGATGTACACTTTCAAATGAAGTGGGTATAATTACCAGGAACCCAATAGCCTGTCTTATATGCTTTAGTTCATCCCACGACGAACCTGCATACTGTAATAACCAGGAAAAGGATAAATTTGGAAGAAGATAAAGTATTCTCAAGCAACCTAGTTGGATTAAATTTCAAATCAACTTGCAGCGACTGTTTTAAACAAACAAACAACCTTCATGTACATCAAATAGTTGACACATTAGCTTGCCATTGCTAATGCTGCATTTAGTTTACTAGGTAATCAACTATGCCAAATTTTCTTTATCCACAACTATGCAGGTGGCAAAGAAATAATTGAGTAGGAGTTTCAGTAAGGTGTCAATACTTTCTTTCTGCAACAACGCTTCTATTTGGATGTTTGTGGCAAGAAGATTGGTGGATAATCCTACGGTCTGAAAGAAATAATTGGGAAATATGGGAGTACTCTTTATCATTTTCGTTTTGAAGAACTTCAATTAACAAACCAAATTGGGCTTAATCTCGATGTAGAATAAAGAAAAAATCGAGACAAGTTCAAAATACTTTTATTAGGAAGCACCAAATCATTCGAGAATATTCATTAATAAATGTAACAAACTTCTATAACCCAAAAGTAAAGCTTACACAACTTGAACCCCATATATCGAAACAAATCAAGGCAAAGTGTATAAATGCATGCTCATGCATTCTATTAGCAAATGAGGTATGTTTTATCTAGTAAATATGACTAGCACTCAATAGATGAAAGATTAAACGAAGAGGATTCCATCTATTTTAGATGTTGGAGATTAGGATGAATAAGGTGACTATGAATTTGTAAGGGTAATGGAGTAGCCATAAAAGATGAACATGAAAAAGACAAAAGAATCACATCTagtcctatattccataaatttCATACCCTATGCCAAACATTTTATTGGTCCTCAAATCTTAGACGACAACAGAAATAGCATTGAACATGACGGAGCAATTCAAGAATCTGTTTAATTTACAAACTAATAATAAGCTAAATGGAAATTCAGGAATACAAAAGACAGACAAGAAATGTAATGATGATAATATAGAAACCCTTCTAATGCCTTTAACTAATAGATGAGACTCGCTGGCTTGGTGACATTGGTAGAACTAGATGGTGGTGTGAGCTTAGAGAATGAAAATATATTACCAAAACATTAGAGGCATATGAATCCAAAATTCATAGAGAAAATCCAACTCCATGGGATAAGCAAACAATAGATATACCTCTATAATCTATAATCAAGTAATAATGCAAATTGGCTTAATGTACTTTAAGAAAACCCAGTTGGTGGGAGATACTTGAGAGAAGAGGTGAAGTTGCTTAGTCAACAACTACTAAAGTCGATTGATACGATTGAGCTGATGCCACTTGTCGCATTTAGTTTCTTATTCACATTGGGATTTTGAGCTCCAACAGAAATTATTTCACCATATGCAGTTGTTTGTTAAGTTCTCAAACCGAGCTTGAGCATTACAGTCACCTTTGAAACTCCTTGAGCTTGCACTATCAAAGGTTGGCAACAAGGAGCGTGACCGAAACTCGTTAAGTGTTAATGTGATCTGGGAGGGGAACAATGAGACCTTATGGAAGCTATTCTAGCTTTTGGTACCATCTTATTGGAAAAATTCAATTGGGTACCTGTTCCCCTTTTCTCACAAAATATTAACAAATAGGTCACAGACTATTGTAGTACTAACATTTTGCTCTTATATTATTTTCATATTGGCGTCTAACACCTATTAGTGTCAAATTTCTCAATTTTGTTATGTAAAATTTATCATAGATTAAATAATTAACAAAGATAACTAATTTAACAAGTTTAGCCTACTTTTCATATGACACTCTCATTTTAAAGAACAGATTAACCTtgaaaaaaaataagataaatgaaacaagtataaAGTGTATTCCATAACACCAACTTGTTTGTCCGGGCATAAAAACCATTAACAAGATTATTATTTTGGAATAAGATAGCTACCTCATCAGTTGCTTTGTAGCACCAATGTTCCAGTTCAGCTAATCCTGCTTTAACAAACTCACCATTACTAAATGAGCAGCATTCTCTCCTTAGAAGAAGACTGCACCAAGGGacaaagttagaatttttttccttGTCAAGCACAAAATTTCTTTCAGAAGCAGGCCGTATAAAATGTGCACCTGTTAAATAATTGTACATTTATAAAGGAGAATATCTGTGTAAAGACCTTCCGAACTAAGAACGGAGGCACCTGGTCATAGAAGAACAAATATCATGATTTAGAGGATTGACAATCATGTACAAGTAAATAAACGCTAGAGAAAGTAAAAAGAGGTTCAGAGTATGGAGAATAAACTGACGTGATTTGCTTTCAACGTGGTCAAGAAACTGTCAAGACTCTTAACAATCCCTTGCCAGTGAGCAATCAAAATTTGTTGTGCGGCAGTAGTTCCAGGTGAACGAGAAGACCCTTTGACGAGACTAGCTCTTGATGTTCGTGGGGCCTGATTTATTTAATTACAGAAGCAAACCCAAAGAATTAGGAAAACACAAATCATAAAGACATTACTTAACTAGAAACAAAGGATCATGATCAAACttgtaacacaaagttagcaaGGCAATAGCATGAACTGAAAGTCAAAAGTCCATTCTTAGACTACTATCAGAACACAAACTGCCCAATTTTACCTGAATGCATGAAccaaccaatggagatatctctTTCTTCAAATTATCCCGGATCATTCCATATATTTTCTCCACATATGCAGTGAGCTGTTGCTTGAATAATAGAGCAGGATACTTTGCTTCAACTTGGCGTAATTTATCTACTCCACTTGTCAAACTCCCATTAATTAACGCAAGGTTCACACCTTGTGGTGTACCTCTAAAACTCTGATGAAAAAAGTGTACAATAAGAAAGTGTCATGCAGATTTGCTTCCAAATGCAAAATGTATAAATAACATAATTCCAGACTTGAGTCATCCTCCCAAAAAGAGTAGCCGATGATGAGCGGCGACGTTGGGGTGCCATGCCTGCTGCACCACTTGCTTTCAATGTGCGTTGGAGCAGCAACAATAACGTTGAAGAATTGGAAAGCCAATAAGCCAATATCTGATTATTATCCTGAGTCTTAATATAGAAAgaataacataacatgatcaatAAAATTATTCAAAAGCAAGAAAATATAACAGAAATAATAGATCGTTTCAAACCTCGATGGCATGACCAATTGTCTGAATAATACGATcaaaaacacttgtgcgctccaCTTCAAATGATCGCCATTGCAGAAGACATTTATAAGTAATACAAGCAGCAACAGGTCTTTTTCCTGAAAATCCCAAGTCTTGTGCAATACACCTAATCATCAATTCTTGGTTTTCCTGTAATAGCAGTAAACAAGTCAGATTGATGTGACAGAATCAAACAAAGGTGCACAATTAGAGAACCATTCTTTAGGCAGAATAAAGGTAATAAGTTAATCAACCTGTTGTTTTTCATTGAGATTTCTTTGTGGCTTATCCTCTATTTCAGAACTCTCCCTCATGTTAAATGATGAACTAAGGGAATCCTAAATCACATCAATAGAAAAAAATCATGTCCAGTTATTCTGTACAAAGCTAGAATATTAACAGAAAGAAGCCTCATCTTACTGTGAGACTTCTAGTTTCGCCATTGATAGAATGACCATTTTCAGAACTCCTCTGGTGTAACATTCAGGAAAATAAAAGGTTTAATAGGGAAAAAAAACTATAGGcatgataaagaaaataataattttgttgCATTCACCTGAAGTATTGATTTTGTGCGTCCAGATAACAATTTATTGGGTGCCATGGATAAAGCCTGCTGACGAAATACCTTATTTTCTGAGTCCACGTTTGCTAGCTTCTCTTCAAGCCTAATTGAGCAAGAAGAATATTATTAACGTATCTAAACTGGAAATTGCTACTATACAACTTAGCAATAGAAACAGGTTTAGAACTTTAGATAGCTATTTTCTCTTATCATGCCACATGAAGTGAATATTAGAAAGCATTTTCACACCAAATGGAACTCCAATCAAGGCCATAATTTTTGGTGTTCGCAGCCTCCTTCAATGAAATAAAGCAAACCTTCCATGGCCAGATAGTAGCAACTTTTAAGAAAGTTATTGTAACACAATCAGACAAGCTCTATAATGTTTTTCACTATACCAATCACTGGTAGAGAATAAATGCTGGTGCAAATAATTTCAACCTCTGCAGCATTGATTTTCAAATATACTTCTTGAAGTATTCCTAAAGTGGAAATTTCATAACAATCATAGCAGGGTAAATTCAACTTGTGAGCAACTTTTACAATGAAGGTCTCAAAAGTGAAGTAGACTAGACACCAGATAGATGAGAAATTGATGCTAAGGccaacatatttatctaataatattTACCTATTAAGCTCTATGGAGTCCTTGATTTCACCATAATTATGCATATGAGAAAGAGCTACTAAACATTCGTATTAATAGTGATGACCTGTGAGAGAGGGAAAGTAAAAAACCTATGCACGGTTTCCTTCAGTTGAAGTATTTGTCCTCCATCTTCAAGTGACTTCTTCGTTTTTTCTTCGTTTGCTTGTCGTTCTTCAGTGTATTTGCTTTCAACATCATCAGCTCTTTGTTTTTCAAACTGTAGTGAAGCCTAAAAGGACAAGAAAATTGCATTGAAATTAATCAATAAGTCCACATTGTAAAGGGCACAGCTTTCTGGAAGACGTGTAAAATACAAATAATAAAAACAACATACTTTCCTAGATATTTGCTTCACTAGAGAAATCCTCCAGATTAATGATAAGCATAAACAACACTAGTGTATGTACCAAATTGAATAACCTTAAACTATATAAAAACATCAAATGTGGAAAACTAAACTTTGTCAATATGACAGCGGAAATTATTGAATCTTTTGATTTGAACACAAACCCCGAAAACAATCTTCTAAAAATTTGTTGATTCAGGAAAATAGACATCCAAAACTCGCCGTCTTGGGGAAAGGAATGCCAAAAACATTTATTGATGAAAAAAACAGCTGCCCTAAAAATCAACTAAACAATGGTTTAAATAGTCTCAAACTAACTCTGCAAAAGACGAAAGTAACCTCCAAATGATAAATAAAGGACTAAACTCCTTCAAAGCCTCCAAAAAGGCCACATTTTTTCCCCCTAAAACTAGGCCTTTACGGGTTACACCCAAAAACTCTCAGAACaagtttcgatttgatatattataggtccTGACTCaacccgagtcaaaagttatggccacTCAAAGCTTTGTTGTCCGCATCACAATCCTTGTCTGGTATTGAGTAAATTCCTCTTAGATAAGCATACACATGTTGAACCATGATACGACATTATCCATCCCCTCTTTGGAAAGGAAAATGCTATGTATTTCCACTTCTCATTCCATTAAGGAAAATGCTTATGCTTACTGATAAAATCTATTGGTAGAATCATCCTGAAGCTACTACCCCAAGATGTGAACATGAAGGAGGGAAATAAGTCTCTGTTAAATAAATCTTGATTGCAAACCATTGAAAGAACATCATACCCACTAGACCTTGCAATATAGGAAAAGTCAAACATTATGCTAAAGGTATGGCCACAGATGAAGACAAGCACCTTCAAATTCTCCACCTCAGCTGTCAAGGAGTCAATCTTCTCAGTATCTTGCACAAGAACAGTAGTTTCCTTGACAACAGGAGGTGCTTCCTCAATAATCTTCCTAGCTGCCTCTCGTTCCTTGACAAGCATTGCAGTTGTCTCATCTACTTTACTTTGCAGTTCTTGCAAAGAGTTCTGTAATTTTGCAATTTCTTGTCCTTTAGCTTCCTCTAAGTCTGTCTGTATGCATCACATGATTAACCTAAATCAACTTCAGTATAATGTTTAAAATGAAACAAAATGTGTAAGAGAATACATAAAACAAAGCATGAAGATCTGTGTCCCTTTCATGATTATTCACTGTAGGTTAAATCCATCATTGCAGCTGTTAAAGTAGTAACTACCAAATATCCAAACATTACCCGCAAACGCTTTTCCAACTGCAAACGCCATGTAAGATCTTCTACTGCCTTTTCGAGTTTATCCTTTGCTTCCTTGAGGGCACCTGTTTCTCGTGCAGCctgaaacaaacaaaagaaacaGAAAAGAACTAATAATGATGGCCATATCATGGATTACAAGTATTCCTCTGCCAAACAATTTTTGTAAGTGAAAATTGAGAAGGATGCAATTGTGTTTGGAAGTATTTTGTCAATGGATGAGGTCTAATGAAAGAATAAGTACTTGGAATGAAACAGCTGTGGTATTTCCATTCTCTCCATTCTTTGCAGTTGTTCCAACTCAAGAAAATAGAGCATTATTACTTAGCACAATGCATATACACAATCATTGATATGATTCATAGTGGAAGTTCCCAAGTAGTTGGGCTAGTAGCATCTTAttgttgttttgtttttaaacatAAGGATAGGAAGGAAAGGGGCAGATGCTTATACTTTCCTTTTCAAATGTGTGCTCTCAGACTAATGCAAAGAATGTATACTAATTTATGCCCATGAAATTCCAAGCAACAGAAATATAGTCTTGATTCTGGATTTATGCAATGATTTCATACATGACTGTTTAGAGAACAATAAAACTATGGAgggtttttaaaatttccagtttACAACTAATTGTACCTTATTCTCTTAAAATTAAAGCGTAAATCAATTTCGAGCATATCCCAGAGTAAATCATATGCACTACTATAACAGCTTGGGACCTCATCAAAATTAACCAAAAACTTCATAGAAATCCT from Zingiber officinale cultivar Zhangliang chromosome 4A, Zo_v1.1, whole genome shotgun sequence includes the following:
- the LOC121970785 gene encoding deSI-like protein At4g17486 isoform X2 — translated: MKLGSKKAWKSFMPLRLGRRSSSRFCMFPKVRSASKTTGNTPVYLNVYDLTHINGYMYWAGLGVFHTGIEVHGVEYAFGAHDYPTSGVFEVEPRQCPGFRFRKSIFMGTTCLDPLQVREFMELQSVNYNGDAYHLIMKNCNHFCKDICYKLTGNSIPKWVNRLARIGSLCNCLLPEALKITAVQHDPDSQSEDGEKRRLRSAFSCLSSISMRQRQFSTSSLLLTSPLRGCLSHWELRRSGAIALKDN
- the LOC121970785 gene encoding deSI-like protein At4g17486 isoform X1 gives rise to the protein MRRKSLHNRLSFSFFFSMVSCRNMKLGSKKAWKSFMPLRLGRRSSSRFCMFPKVRSASKTTGNTPVYLNVYDLTHINGYMYWAGLGVFHTGIEVHGVEYAFGAHDYPTSGVFEVEPRQCPGFRFRKSIFMGTTCLDPLQVREFMELQSVNYNGDAYHLIMKNCNHFCKDICYKLTGNSIPKWVNRLARIGSLCNCLLPEALKITAVQHDPDSQSEDGEKRRLRSAFSCLSSISMRQRQFSTSSLLLTSPLRGCLSHWELRRSGAIALKDN